In the genome of Leptospira koniambonensis, one region contains:
- a CDS encoding KamA family radical SAM protein, producing the protein MELVSSHPKQKKVSESEWLDWKWQIQNRIKDGSELENYIRISSEEKEALLACSEVFSFSATPYYLNLADPEDPNCPIRLQVLPRKEELHTRAWDRRDPLAEETYMPVKGVTHRYPDRALWYLSHVCAVYCRFCTRKRKVSQSAGTPGAEDWQDAIRYFREHTEIKEVILSGGDPLNLSDSKLDYLLGELKSIPHINQVRIHTRYPVTLPMRITSELCQVLKKHFPIYLVTHFNHSKELTELVKERIGMLVKEGAVTVLNQAVLLKGINNSVGALTDLFYGLTKIGIKPYYLHQCDEVFGSSHFRVPIEEGVELMKQIRGSISGLSVPLYVVDLTGGGGKVPLPANYLEETKTSSYVFRNYKGDLYEIGF; encoded by the coding sequence TTGGAACTCGTTTCATCACATCCAAAACAAAAGAAAGTTTCCGAATCGGAATGGTTGGATTGGAAATGGCAGATCCAAAATCGGATCAAAGATGGATCCGAACTGGAAAATTATATCCGGATCAGTTCTGAAGAAAAAGAAGCATTACTCGCCTGCTCAGAAGTGTTCAGCTTCTCCGCTACTCCTTATTACCTGAATCTAGCAGATCCGGAAGATCCAAACTGCCCTATTCGACTCCAAGTTTTACCAAGAAAAGAAGAACTACATACAAGAGCCTGGGACAGAAGAGATCCATTGGCAGAAGAAACATACATGCCAGTCAAAGGAGTGACTCATCGTTACCCTGATAGAGCTCTTTGGTATCTATCTCATGTATGCGCAGTCTATTGTAGATTCTGTACCAGAAAAAGAAAGGTATCTCAATCCGCCGGAACTCCAGGTGCAGAAGATTGGCAAGACGCAATCCGTTATTTTAGAGAACATACGGAGATCAAAGAAGTGATCCTCTCAGGAGGAGATCCTTTAAATCTTTCTGATTCCAAACTGGATTACCTTCTAGGCGAATTAAAATCTATTCCACATATCAATCAGGTTCGTATTCATACAAGATACCCTGTTACACTTCCTATGAGAATTACGTCGGAGCTTTGTCAGGTCCTGAAAAAACATTTCCCGATCTATCTGGTCACACATTTCAATCATTCCAAAGAGCTGACTGAGCTGGTCAAAGAAAGGATCGGCATGCTTGTGAAAGAAGGTGCAGTTACTGTTCTAAACCAGGCTGTACTTTTGAAAGGGATCAATAATTCTGTAGGAGCTTTGACAGATTTATTCTACGGACTGACCAAAATCGGGATCAAACCGTATTATCTGCACCAATGCGACGAGGTATTCGGATCTTCTCATTTTAGGGTCCCAATAGAAGAAGGTGTGGAACTCATGAAACAGATCCGAGGAAGTATCAGCGGACTAAGCGTTCCATTATATGTAGTGGATCTGACAGGCGGCGGAGGAAAGGTACCTCTACCTGCGAACTATCTGGAAGAAACCAAAACTTCTTCTTATGTATTCCGAAATTATAAAGGAGATCTGTATGAGATCGGTTTTTAG
- the mtnB gene encoding methylthioribulose 1-phosphate dehydratase — protein MSQKKILTRLAESGVLYHSKGWMPGTAGNLSIKDEKNPNVFWVSGSGLDKNKLTRKDFLPVEIGSGKVLEGWKGREGLKPSAETSIHRAVYKAFPEMGCSLHVHTPESNLIEIGVSKENPIEDLPLLPLEIIKAFGIWDENPNVSVPVLYNYPKVQDISDHLEQHLTQAKPRVPFCVIEKHGITVWGKDLIQANRHLEAADFLLKVRAMSK, from the coding sequence ATGTCCCAAAAAAAAATCCTGACCCGCCTTGCGGAGTCGGGAGTTCTATATCATTCTAAAGGATGGATGCCTGGAACTGCGGGCAATCTTTCTATCAAGGACGAAAAAAATCCTAACGTATTCTGGGTAAGTGGAAGCGGTTTGGATAAGAACAAACTGACTCGAAAAGATTTTCTTCCTGTAGAAATAGGATCCGGAAAAGTATTAGAAGGTTGGAAAGGCAGAGAAGGTCTAAAACCTTCTGCCGAAACTTCTATCCACAGAGCAGTTTATAAAGCATTTCCTGAAATGGGATGTTCTCTTCATGTTCATACTCCAGAATCCAATTTGATCGAGATAGGAGTTTCCAAAGAGAATCCGATCGAAGATCTCCCTCTTCTTCCTTTAGAGATCATAAAAGCATTCGGTATCTGGGATGAGAATCCTAATGTTTCCGTTCCTGTTTTATATAATTATCCGAAAGTGCAGGATATCTCAGATCATTTGGAACAACATCTTACCCAGGCAAAACCCAGAGTTCCATTTTGTGTTATAGAAAAACATGGGATCACTGTTTGGGGAAAGGATCTGATCCAGGCAAATCGACATCTGGAAGCTGCGGATTTTTTGCTAAAAGTGCGGGCAATGTCCAAGTAA
- a CDS encoding SAM-dependent methyltransferase, with translation MSLIYTLMEKDVFPDWLIRFRIRQLLRLRLRTEDRGSLEKNQEHLIQYVNFLKQSPIAIDTKAANEQHYEVPSSFFKLVMGKYMKYSSGYWTSPDIGIDESERMMLDLTCKRAELENGMNVLDLGCGWGSLSLYVAEKYPKCKVTGVSNSKSQKKFIDSEAKKRGLKNLNILTADMNVFKTSLKFDRIISIEMLEHMKNYEVLFQKLATFLKPKGKFFIHIFTHKKFAYPFEVVDDTDWMAKYFFTGGQMPSHDLFLYFQKDFQISNQWVVNGNNYALTSEAWLSNMYKNRKEVLEILEETYGKEQAVKWFVYWKTFFMACAELWKYKNGEEWIVSHYLFDKRQ, from the coding sequence ATGAGCCTGATCTATACCCTAATGGAAAAAGATGTTTTCCCGGATTGGCTGATCCGATTTCGAATTCGTCAACTCTTACGTCTTAGGCTTCGTACGGAAGATAGGGGGAGCCTGGAAAAAAATCAGGAACATCTGATCCAATACGTAAATTTTTTAAAACAATCTCCTATTGCAATCGATACCAAGGCTGCAAATGAGCAGCACTACGAAGTCCCTTCTTCCTTTTTTAAATTGGTGATGGGAAAGTATATGAAGTATAGTTCAGGTTACTGGACTTCTCCTGATATTGGAATAGACGAATCTGAAAGGATGATGCTGGATCTGACCTGTAAAAGAGCAGAGCTTGAAAATGGGATGAACGTTTTGGACCTGGGCTGTGGCTGGGGATCTCTTTCTCTATATGTAGCGGAGAAGTATCCGAAATGCAAAGTGACAGGAGTTTCCAACTCCAAAAGCCAAAAGAAATTCATAGATTCAGAAGCTAAGAAAAGAGGATTAAAAAACCTGAATATCCTCACTGCAGATATGAATGTGTTTAAGACTAGTCTGAAGTTTGATCGTATCATTTCTATAGAAATGTTAGAGCATATGAAAAACTATGAGGTTCTATTCCAAAAATTGGCTACCTTTCTAAAACCTAAAGGAAAATTTTTCATACATATATTCACACATAAAAAATTCGCTTATCCATTCGAAGTCGTGGATGATACCGATTGGATGGCGAAATACTTTTTTACGGGAGGGCAGATGCCTTCTCATGATCTGTTTTTATATTTCCAGAAAGATTTTCAGATCTCCAACCAATGGGTTGTAAATGGCAATAATTACGCTCTTACTTCCGAAGCTTGGCTTTCTAATATGTATAAGAATAGAAAAGAAGTTCTCGAAATTTTAGAAGAGACCTACGGAAAGGAACAAGCAGTAAAATGGTTTGTTTATTGGAAAACTTTCTTCATGGCCTGTGCAGAACTTTGGAAATACAAAAACGGAGAAGAATGGATCGTATCTCATTATCTTTTCGATAAAAGACAATGA
- a CDS encoding DUF2062 domain-containing protein, whose amino-acid sequence MTKLENQESKLSFLAKAKVRILEELKTGTSPEKIALSLAIGGAIGIFPLIGTTMALCAFLGFVLRLNPVSIQIANYAMYPFQVFLIIPFLRLGAYLSGKELDLTWAYKLVEGDTSQVWEGLSHSAGYAVLGWTCMVPIPAGISYFLLVILVKKANQIVRK is encoded by the coding sequence GTGACAAAATTAGAAAACCAAGAATCGAAACTTTCTTTTTTAGCCAAAGCTAAAGTAAGGATCCTGGAAGAATTAAAAACCGGAACTAGCCCAGAAAAGATCGCATTATCTTTGGCAATTGGTGGAGCAATAGGTATTTTCCCTTTGATTGGGACTACTATGGCATTATGCGCATTCTTAGGTTTTGTTTTGAGATTGAACCCAGTTTCTATTCAAATTGCAAATTATGCGATGTATCCATTTCAAGTTTTTCTAATTATCCCTTTTTTGAGATTAGGAGCTTATTTATCAGGTAAGGAATTGGATCTGACTTGGGCTTATAAACTTGTTGAAGGGGATACATCTCAGGTTTGGGAAGGTCTTTCTCATTCTGCAGGATATGCGGTTCTCGGTTGGACTTGTATGGTACCAATTCCTGCGGGGATCTCTTATTTTCTACTAGTGATCCTGGTCAAAAAAGCTAACCAAATTGTTCGTAAATAA
- a CDS encoding DUF1365 domain-containing protein, producing MELNSKIVEARVMHDRKIPKPNRFNYGIFTFQLDLDELDIVNDRLWMLGNNKFRVFSFKDKDHLNFGKEGIKENFLEYLKQEGVKEKVEKVTLITNLRVFGYVFNPVSFYFAEGKDGNPICAVAEVGNTFGEMKLFFLGKGSFDQKGFKKKEGKFFYVSPFVRLDSEFEFYLNPPQNGRINLRIDAFENGERVMVTTYTGKVSDLTDLNLIWMFVKYPFVTLRVIGLIHWQAFLLYLKKLPFIRKSEGLDKQRGLHLGRR from the coding sequence ATGGAACTAAATTCCAAGATAGTCGAAGCTCGGGTCATGCATGATCGTAAGATCCCTAAACCGAATCGGTTCAATTACGGGATTTTTACATTTCAATTGGACCTGGACGAACTTGATATAGTAAACGATCGTTTATGGATGCTTGGAAATAATAAGTTTCGTGTATTTTCTTTCAAGGATAAGGACCATTTAAACTTCGGAAAAGAAGGTATAAAAGAAAATTTTTTAGAGTACTTAAAACAAGAAGGAGTCAAAGAGAAGGTAGAAAAGGTAACGCTAATCACCAACCTTAGAGTATTCGGCTACGTCTTTAACCCGGTATCATTCTATTTTGCCGAGGGTAAGGATGGAAATCCAATATGCGCCGTTGCTGAGGTTGGGAATACATTCGGAGAAATGAAGTTATTCTTCCTTGGAAAAGGGTCCTTTGATCAAAAAGGATTTAAAAAGAAAGAAGGGAAGTTCTTTTATGTTTCTCCGTTCGTCCGCTTGGACTCAGAGTTCGAATTTTATTTAAATCCTCCCCAAAACGGAAGGATAAACTTAAGGATAGACGCTTTCGAAAATGGAGAAAGGGTCATGGTGACAACTTATACAGGAAAGGTTTCGGATCTTACCGATCTAAATCTGATCTGGATGTTTGTAAAATATCCTTTTGTAACTTTGAGAGTGATCGGGCTAATTCATTGGCAGGCCTTTCTTCTTTACCTAAAAAAACTTCCCTTCATTCGAAAGAGCGAAGGGTTAGATAAACAAAGAGGATTGCACCTTGGAAGGCGATAA
- a CDS encoding DUF1295 domain-containing protein has product MYEKAVSLMFSAWVVVFFLMSLLWLIGKLIKNYSIVDVGWGLCISTVAIVYFILGDAFSVRKAIFAFMATVWGWRLSYFIFTTRVLTGHEDARYTEFRKDYGDQVDRKFFINVFQFQGILGTILSLPFLLPALNPSIQTHPLEVIGLCIFVIGLWGESVADFQLAEFKLDPANKGKVCDAGLWKYSRHPNYFFEWIIWVSFGLVSLASPWGWIGLISPLVMFILLTKITGIPLNEIGQLKSKGNLYLEYKSRTSAFFPWFPRK; this is encoded by the coding sequence ATGTACGAAAAAGCCGTGTCCTTAATGTTCAGCGCCTGGGTGGTTGTATTCTTTTTGATGAGTCTACTTTGGCTGATTGGAAAGCTGATCAAAAACTATTCGATCGTAGACGTGGGATGGGGACTTTGTATCTCCACAGTCGCAATCGTATATTTTATATTAGGTGATGCTTTTTCCGTCCGCAAAGCGATTTTCGCATTTATGGCAACGGTATGGGGCTGGAGACTTTCCTATTTTATATTTACTACAAGAGTTCTGACTGGTCATGAAGATGCAAGATACACTGAATTTAGAAAGGACTATGGAGATCAGGTCGATCGAAAGTTTTTCATTAATGTATTTCAATTCCAAGGAATTCTTGGAACGATATTAAGCCTTCCTTTTCTTCTTCCAGCTTTAAATCCTTCTATCCAAACTCATCCATTGGAAGTGATCGGCCTTTGCATTTTTGTAATTGGGCTTTGGGGAGAATCAGTAGCAGATTTTCAATTGGCAGAATTCAAATTAGATCCTGCGAATAAAGGAAAGGTATGTGATGCTGGACTTTGGAAATACAGCAGGCATCCAAATTATTTCTTTGAATGGATCATCTGGGTCTCTTTTGGATTAGTTTCTCTTGCTTCTCCTTGGGGATGGATAGGTCTTATTTCTCCTTTAGTCATGTTTATTCTTTTAACTAAGATCACAGGCATTCCATTGAATGAGATTGGACAATTAAAATCCAAAGGGAATTTATACCTGGAATACAAATCCAGGACCAGTGCATTCTTCCCTTGGTTTCCCAGAAAGTAG
- a CDS encoding phosphate ABC transporter substrate-binding protein, with protein MKQKLTLLLLLFTVLTVANCKKEPLLITGSETMHTLLNVVAAGYAKKNSNIEVIVQGGGSFEGIEKLFDAKTDIAASSRPLTPEEQTQFERKGRFENVLIGYDGIAVVVNPANSVSKLTLEQISKIFSGEVKDWSQVGGKPGPIHVVLRNDKSGTAAYFETHILRQRDLGEKEYQASKKKEFTSDSKVVADNDEMADLIEKDTAAVGFMGMGSAQIQNKGKVKAVPYSKTGKDPFVEPNIQNVSERKYKLSRGLYLFYLSDRGKKIDEFITYITSEEGQTMVLKSGYLRSTLSTVEVEAIKP; from the coding sequence ATGAAACAAAAATTAACGCTCTTACTCCTACTGTTTACCGTGCTAACGGTTGCCAATTGCAAAAAAGAACCCTTACTGATCACAGGCTCCGAAACTATGCATACGTTACTGAATGTGGTAGCGGCTGGATACGCTAAGAAGAATTCGAATATAGAAGTGATCGTCCAAGGAGGAGGTTCCTTCGAAGGGATCGAAAAATTATTCGATGCCAAGACAGATATAGCTGCTTCTTCCAGACCATTAACTCCGGAAGAACAAACCCAATTCGAAAGAAAGGGAAGATTTGAGAATGTACTTATCGGCTATGATGGTATTGCAGTAGTAGTGAATCCTGCTAACTCTGTTTCTAAACTTACCTTGGAACAAATCTCCAAAATATTCTCCGGAGAGGTAAAAGATTGGTCTCAGGTTGGCGGAAAACCTGGACCGATCCATGTGGTTCTAAGAAATGATAAGAGTGGAACTGCCGCTTATTTCGAAACTCATATCTTAAGACAAAGAGACTTGGGAGAAAAAGAATACCAGGCCTCTAAAAAGAAAGAATTCACGAGCGATTCCAAGGTGGTTGCGGATAACGATGAGATGGCAGATCTGATCGAGAAAGACACTGCCGCCGTTGGTTTTATGGGAATGGGAAGCGCACAAATCCAGAACAAAGGAAAAGTGAAAGCTGTCCCTTATTCCAAAACTGGAAAGGATCCATTTGTTGAGCCTAACATCCAAAATGTCTCCGAAAGAAAATACAAACTCTCTAGAGGATTGTACCTATTTTATCTCTCCGATAGAGGTAAAAAAATTGATGAGTTCATTACTTATATCACTTCGGAAGAAGGGCAAACTATGGTCCTGAAAAGTGGCTATTTAAGAAGTACTTTAAGTACTGTAGAAGTAGAAGCAATCAAACCATAA
- a CDS encoding SAM-dependent methyltransferase, with amino-acid sequence MEGDNIVKVEPLESASSEIGTLGFYERIFFSALSGMQRGSLRILFPDGGQRYLGNPNSSDPPEFHHAILQVKDRKFFKKLVLYGDLGLAESYMDGDWDTDDIRAIICWFLLNIESTPSVSGSDKNFIHLTLMNLGNRLLHLFRNNSIRGSKKNISKHYDLGNDFYKKFLDPTMTYSCAYFADQVKSLEEAQIAKIENLCKKLQLKSSDHLLEIGTGWGALSTYAAKNYGCRVTSYTISEEQYKFAKAKISNMGLEDKIEVRLEDYRKVQGSYDKIVTVEMLEAVGHEYFEDFFAMCHRVLKKDGLMAHQIITCPDSRYESFRKGVDFIQKHIFPGSLLPSMARINEAINKTGDMFLHELEDIGKYYDRTLMSWHKGFEENLSSIASMGYDESFLRKWRYYFSYCAAAFHMRNISVVQVVYTRPNNLGLNSQ; translated from the coding sequence TTGGAAGGCGATAATATTGTTAAAGTAGAACCGTTGGAAAGTGCTAGTTCCGAAATAGGGACTTTAGGTTTTTATGAAAGGATTTTCTTTTCTGCTTTGTCAGGAATGCAAAGAGGTTCACTAAGAATTCTTTTCCCTGATGGTGGGCAAAGATATTTAGGGAATCCTAATTCTTCAGATCCTCCAGAGTTTCATCATGCAATCTTACAAGTGAAAGACAGAAAGTTTTTCAAAAAGTTAGTATTGTACGGAGATCTTGGGCTTGCAGAGTCTTATATGGACGGAGACTGGGATACGGATGATATTCGCGCGATCATTTGCTGGTTTTTATTAAATATAGAAAGTACACCTTCTGTTAGTGGGTCGGATAAAAATTTTATTCATCTTACATTGATGAACTTAGGAAATAGACTTCTACATTTGTTCAGAAATAATTCCATCCGAGGAAGTAAGAAAAATATTTCAAAACATTACGATCTAGGAAATGATTTTTATAAGAAGTTCTTAGATCCTACAATGACCTATTCCTGCGCTTATTTTGCAGACCAGGTAAAATCTTTAGAAGAAGCGCAAATTGCTAAAATAGAAAATTTATGCAAAAAATTGCAGCTTAAATCTTCCGATCATCTTTTGGAAATCGGAACAGGTTGGGGTGCGTTATCTACGTATGCTGCTAAAAATTATGGATGCAGAGTAACTTCTTACACAATCTCGGAAGAACAATATAAATTTGCAAAAGCAAAGATCTCTAATATGGGCTTAGAAGATAAGATAGAAGTCCGACTGGAAGATTACAGAAAAGTGCAGGGCTCTTACGATAAGATTGTAACTGTAGAAATGTTAGAAGCAGTAGGTCATGAGTATTTCGAGGATTTTTTTGCAATGTGTCATAGGGTCTTAAAAAAAGACGGACTCATGGCCCATCAAATCATCACCTGCCCAGATTCTAGATATGAATCATTTAGAAAGGGAGTGGATTTTATCCAAAAACATATTTTCCCTGGATCACTTTTGCCTTCTATGGCTCGGATCAACGAGGCGATTAATAAGACAGGTGATATGTTCCTTCATGAATTAGAAGATATAGGTAAATATTACGATCGAACTCTCATGTCTTGGCATAAGGGATTCGAAGAAAATCTTTCTTCCATTGCTAGTATGGGCTATGATGAATCTTTCTTACGCAAGTGGAGATATTATTTTTCGTATTGCGCCGCAGCCTTCCATATGAGAAATATCAGCGTGGTGCAGGTAGTATATACTAGACCGAATAATCTCGGATTGAATTCTCAGTGA
- the efp gene encoding elongation factor P codes for MNLGITEVRKGMVLKVEGELYSVVKSEFVNPGKGSAFIRTKLKSLVRSSSIERTFKAAEKLESVELEKRQMTICYSEGDDIIFMDTNDFEQLPVSKEYLEDILPFLKEETAMEVSFYEGKPIGVTPPNFAILQVTYAEEGLKGDTSGTALKRVTVETGGEINVPIFIKQGDSVRIDLRDLTYVERVNK; via the coding sequence ATGAACTTAGGCATTACTGAAGTTAGAAAAGGAATGGTTCTCAAGGTAGAAGGAGAACTTTATTCCGTTGTAAAAAGTGAATTCGTGAATCCAGGAAAAGGTTCTGCCTTTATTCGCACAAAATTAAAGAGCCTGGTCCGTAGTAGCTCCATCGAAAGGACCTTCAAGGCTGCGGAAAAATTAGAATCCGTAGAATTAGAAAAGAGACAGATGACCATCTGTTACTCCGAGGGTGATGATATCATCTTCATGGACACAAATGATTTCGAACAACTTCCAGTTTCTAAAGAATATTTAGAGGACATCCTTCCATTCTTAAAAGAAGAAACCGCTATGGAAGTTTCCTTTTACGAAGGTAAACCGATTGGAGTGACTCCTCCGAACTTTGCGATCCTGCAAGTAACTTATGCAGAAGAAGGTCTCAAAGGTGATACCTCCGGAACTGCACTTAAAAGAGTAACTGTAGAAACAGGCGGAGAGATCAACGTGCCAATTTTTATCAAACAAGGAGATTCTGTACGGATCGACTTGAGAGATCTTACCTACGTAGAAAGGGTAAATAAATAA
- a CDS encoding TetR/AcrR family transcriptional regulator — MKNSQEKNSYHHGDLKRALLDASIKILKEEGYKALSLRKAATLAGVSQSAPYRHYPDLESLYADIAEEGFKILAERQKRLRAKYKKRPLLLFRESGVSYVEFALENPDLFRIMYGNQIESHLKYDSLIKTEDETFLIIVDIIKDCQKAGLIPEGNAEKAATSAWTMAHGVAVLLSGQQMMFRSIEIKQARKITKDLIQFLYTGLKA, encoded by the coding sequence ATGAAAAATTCCCAAGAAAAAAATTCATACCACCACGGAGACCTAAAAAGAGCCTTACTGGACGCCTCCATAAAGATCTTAAAAGAAGAAGGTTATAAGGCCCTAAGTCTCAGAAAAGCCGCAACACTGGCCGGTGTCAGCCAATCTGCTCCTTATAGACATTATCCAGATTTAGAATCCTTATACGCAGACATTGCAGAAGAAGGATTTAAGATCTTAGCAGAAAGACAGAAAAGATTAAGAGCGAAATACAAAAAGAGGCCTTTACTTTTGTTCAGAGAATCAGGAGTTTCTTATGTAGAATTCGCATTAGAAAATCCTGATCTATTTCGTATCATGTATGGAAATCAGATCGAAAGCCATTTAAAATACGATTCTCTCATCAAAACAGAAGACGAAACTTTTCTGATCATAGTAGATATCATCAAAGACTGTCAAAAAGCAGGATTGATCCCGGAGGGAAATGCAGAAAAAGCTGCTACCTCTGCTTGGACAATGGCTCATGGAGTTGCAGTATTATTATCCGGCCAGCAAATGATGTTTCGATCTATCGAGATCAAACAGGCAAGAAAGATCACTAAGGATTTAATTCAGTTCTTATACACTGGATTAAAAGCATAA
- a CDS encoding 1,2-dihydroxy-3-keto-5-methylthiopentene dioxygenase, with product MATIIQKPGLPEIKDNTEVKSFLNKRGIEYDHWPVPSASNPLTDKLTLVDDEKEALLKNLDNRFETLKEKEGYQSRDLIVLHPQVPGLNEMLAKFDKVHYHTDDEVRYIVDGSGIFGFALAGEKFLVKVEKDDFISVPKNTNHWFTLDENKRIKAVRYFQDMSGWVPNYVEETTALV from the coding sequence ATGGCGACTATTATCCAAAAACCGGGACTACCGGAAATCAAAGACAATACTGAAGTTAAATCTTTCCTAAATAAAAGAGGGATTGAATACGATCATTGGCCAGTTCCAAGTGCATCTAATCCTCTTACTGATAAATTAACTCTTGTAGATGATGAGAAAGAAGCTCTTCTCAAAAATTTGGACAATCGTTTCGAGACCTTAAAAGAAAAAGAAGGTTATCAATCTAGAGACTTGATCGTTCTTCATCCACAAGTTCCTGGCTTAAATGAGATGTTGGCCAAATTTGATAAAGTTCATTATCATACTGACGACGAAGTTCGTTATATAGTAGATGGTTCCGGGATTTTTGGATTCGCACTTGCGGGCGAAAAGTTTTTAGTAAAAGTGGAGAAGGATGATTTCATCTCCGTTCCTAAAAATACAAACCACTGGTTCACTCTAGACGAAAACAAAAGGATCAAAGCAGTCCGTTATTTCCAAGACATGAGCGGCTGGGTCCCTAATTACGTAGAAGAAACTACGGCTCTAGTTTAA
- a CDS encoding phytoene desaturase family protein gives MNIDQVGNEFDIIFIGSGMGSLTTASLLAQSAGKKVLVLEKHFQPGGFTHEFQRKQGKYHWDVGIHYVGDMHEGGLCKKISDKITRGQLAWKRMKDPFERLVFPTRNFDIYGDPEKFRSDLISQFPEEEEAIERYLKDIRKISVLFGKAIMMRLSPPPLDSLINILGEGNVVTLKDYFDKNFKSEDLKGILAAQWGDYGLPPSKVAFAMHATLVQHYINGGYYPVGGAGKIFDTIEPILQENGGAVLSSVEAKEILIKEGKVIGVKAKALRGEGHERDFFAPVVISCAGAYPTYTKLIPDSYPISFRKDLKDFYNREKMTTSICLYLGLSESPAKFGFSGENYWIFASPDHDKNFSERNDWLSESDEIPNLYLSFPSLKNPEAKSHTMDVITFTDYSNFAEWKDEPWKKRGEEYKDFKERIINRILTTLESRFPGLTKLVEFAELSTPITNEHFTSHPDGAIYGLACVPERYKKEKCPWFDVRTPVEGLYLTGADAASPGIAGAMMGGLAAALAVTGNANLLRELRN, from the coding sequence ATGAATATTGATCAAGTAGGAAACGAATTCGATATTATATTTATAGGTTCCGGAATGGGAAGCCTAACCACAGCAAGTCTTTTGGCCCAGTCTGCTGGTAAAAAGGTTTTGGTTTTGGAAAAACATTTTCAGCCGGGCGGATTTACTCACGAATTCCAAAGAAAACAGGGAAAGTACCATTGGGATGTTGGAATTCACTATGTAGGCGATATGCATGAAGGCGGGCTTTGTAAGAAGATCTCTGATAAGATCACTCGTGGGCAACTCGCTTGGAAAAGAATGAAAGACCCTTTTGAACGTTTGGTTTTTCCTACGCGAAATTTTGATATTTATGGAGATCCAGAAAAGTTCAGATCAGATTTGATCAGCCAATTCCCTGAAGAAGAGGAAGCGATCGAAAGATATTTAAAGGATATTAGAAAAATTTCGGTCCTTTTTGGGAAAGCGATCATGATGAGACTTTCTCCTCCTCCTTTAGATTCCCTTATCAACATACTGGGAGAAGGGAATGTAGTAACCCTTAAGGATTATTTCGATAAAAATTTCAAGAGCGAAGACTTAAAGGGAATTTTAGCAGCGCAGTGGGGAGACTATGGACTTCCACCTTCTAAAGTTGCTTTTGCGATGCATGCTACACTCGTGCAGCATTATATTAACGGGGGCTATTATCCAGTCGGAGGCGCTGGTAAAATTTTCGATACGATAGAACCTATCTTGCAAGAAAATGGCGGTGCAGTTCTATCTTCTGTAGAAGCAAAAGAAATCCTGATCAAGGAAGGAAAAGTTATAGGAGTTAAAGCAAAAGCATTGAGGGGAGAAGGTCATGAGCGTGACTTTTTTGCTCCGGTGGTGATCTCGTGTGCAGGAGCTTATCCTACTTATACAAAATTGATCCCGGATTCTTATCCGATTTCTTTCAGAAAAGATCTAAAAGATTTTTATAATAGAGAAAAAATGACCACAAGCATTTGTCTCTATCTTGGTCTTTCAGAAAGTCCTGCAAAATTCGGGTTTAGCGGAGAGAACTATTGGATTTTCGCTTCTCCTGATCATGATAAGAATTTTTCCGAAAGGAATGATTGGCTTTCTGAAAGTGATGAGATACCGAATCTATATCTTTCATTTCCAAGTCTAAAAAACCCGGAAGCTAAATCTCATACAATGGATGTGATCACATTCACAGATTATTCTAATTTTGCAGAATGGAAAGACGAACCTTGGAAAAAAAGGGGGGAAGAGTATAAAGACTTTAAGGAGAGGATTATCAATCGGATCCTGACCACACTAGAGTCCAGATTTCCTGGTCTTACTAAATTGGTTGAATTTGCAGAACTTTCTACTCCGATCACAAATGAACATTTTACTTCTCATCCTGATGGTGCAATCTATGGTTTGGCTTGCGTACCTGAAAGATACAAAAAGGAAAAATGTCCTTGGTTTGATGTTAGAACTCCAGTCGAGGGTCTGTATTTAACAGGCGCGGACGCTGCTTCTCCAGGAATTGCTGGTGCGATGATGGGTGGCTTGGCTGCTGCTCTTGCTGTAACTGGAAACGCAAATTTACTGAGAGAATTAAGAAATTAG